The nucleotide window TACAAGAACGAACAATTTGAGGAATAAAACGAGAACCCCGACTAATATACCCGGCGGATACCCAACACATTTGGCTACAGTCACGACAGAGTCTAATACATTCAGCCATGTTGTTGTTTTCATCTAAACAAGCATCTGCACAATGTTCGCATTCCTTGGCGCAGAGAATAGCCGCATCTAAAATAGATTCATGTTGTTGTGCTGGCATTTTGTATCTCCTTTATTTATTAAATTTTGATGAATTAGCCCAAATAGATTAAATAGTGGGCTTATTTTGTTATCTAATCCCAATTCTGAAGAATCAAACTCCAATTTTGATGCGTTAGGAACGCATCCTACAAACAGAATTGATATGAGTTCTGTCCTCACCTTATGAAAAAAGCTAATTCAATCCATCTAACTGTAGAGGTAAAATAGGTTCTAACAAAAGATAGATTAGTATTTCATTCTTATTTCATTTTTGGATGTTATTTTAGATCTCTTTAATAAGAGGTTCGTAGTTGGACTTTAGTCCAATTTCACTAAGAAAATCAAAGTTATTTTTTATTAGCCGAAGGGTTTCCGTTTTTATCTAAATAACCTTGTTCAATTAAAAAAGCTTTTAACGCTGTGGGAAAGTCAGTATATTGATCGATAACATTTCCATTACTATCATAAATATCTAAGCCCCAATCAGAACTTTTATCATAATTAGCTAACATAAATTTCCACCCGTCCTCATACTCTCCTAAAAGGATTTTTTGAGCCACATAACCGGCTAAAACTCCGTTAACTTCATAATTTTCTTTTTGTCCTTGTCGAATAGATTGATACATTTGTTGAAGGGTTTCTCTTAAAACTTTAGGATAGTTGCGGGTAACGGGTTCAAAGTTTCCATTGTTAAAGGTATAAATAATCGTAGGAGGAAAAGAGCCAGCATAGGAACTAAAGGCATAAAGAAAAGAATTATCAAAGGTTAAAAATTCAGACTTTCCATCCCCGTTAAGATCTTCAAAATTACCAGCACCGCCATCTAAAAATCCCGTTTCAGTTTTAATAAATTGATTATCTTGCCAAGTATAAATAATAAAATTTGTACAACAATGCGCCCCACCGCTAAAGGTTCTGACAATAACTTCATCTGTTCCGTTACTATCTAAATCTTTTAAGGTTACTCCTCCAGTCATCATAGTAAAATCTTTCGCTTCTACTTGTTTTTTATTATTATAAAAAATTTGATAAGAAAAATTTCTATCATCCATTGATTCTGGATTATCAAAGTTAGGAGGTTGATAAGATACAGAAACTCTAATCGCTCCTGAACTTATGATTTTATTCGTTAAAGTTGTTTCGGGTTCTATTTCTATTTCTGGATTAGCAAAAGCCAAATAGTTAGGATTAAAAACTAAAGAATTAATTAAAGAAAATAACAATACTTTGTGCCAGAATTTCATAAAAATTAACAGTTCATTTGCTCAGAATTAATTAAATATTTGGCAAAATCTATTGCCTCATCTACTGTAACAATTTTTTCTTCTATTTGGGCAATTTGAAGTTCTGTTAAGAGTTTGCCAATGAGAGGACTAGGTTTAAGATTAAGAGACTCCTTTAAATCATGACCTGTTATTAAAGGTTGAGGATGGGCAACCGGATCATGAGGATCTAAATAACGTTGACTCAAAGCTAAAATGAGTTCTTGATTAATGCCTAGGGCAATGGCAAAAATAGCCAGTATTGGGAAAATATTTCCGACTTGTAAAAAGAAAAAATATTGCTCTCTCAGGGTCATTTGATCAGAATGTTCTTGGAGTTGGAAAATCGCTTTTAAGGTGGTTGTTACTGCCCGAATTTCAGCCCTAGAATACTTTAAGTCAATTAATTCTAATTCTGCTTGTTCTGGGACGTGGGATACCAGACAAGTTAATTTTGCTATCCCTAAAGTTTCTTCAGTCACCTTAAATTGCTCATTCAATTTTTTTTGTAAGGTTTGAACAGAAGAGTCTATCCTAGATAAAAGGTCAATTTTATCTGGGGTAAGAGTTTTAAACCAATCCTTAAAAAGTCCATCTTTCCAAGCTTCTATTATCCAATAAGTCCCTTGAGAATGAGTCAATAAATACCCTAATTCGGTTTGAACTCTTTCGGCGGCAACCTGACTTAATAGCGGTGCTAACTTAGATAGGGTTGAGCGTGTAATCGGGTCAATTGTAAAATTAAGTTGGGCGGCTTGACGATAAGCCCTCAATAATCTTAAAGGATCATCTTCTAAATTCTTTTGAGATACCATTCTTAGTATCCCTTGTTTTAAATCATTTAAACCACCCAGAGGATCAATTAATTTACCCCTATGAGGATTATAAGCGATCGCATTAACGGTATAATCTCGTCTATGTAAGTCAGTTTCTAGAGTTTCCCCTTCTTGGAGAGCAAAGTCAACCGTAGACTCTTTAAAAACGACTCTTGCTATTTGACGCTGTTGATCTAAAATAACAAACCCTGCATGATAAACCTTAGCAATTTTTCGCGCCGTTTCGATCGCTAATTGGGGTAAAACAAAATCTAAGTCGAGATAGTCTCTATGTCGCTTCAGTAAGGCATCTCTTACCGCCCCACCGACTAAATAAGCATTGTCAGGGAGTAAAGTTAAATCAAAAGGTAAATGATAAGTAAATAGTTCATTGTTCATTGTTGACGGTTACTTTAAAAAACTGTAACAAAATTCTACATTTTGATATTGGCCATTACCCCTAAGTCTAAGTTAGATTAACAAAAAGGCATTATTGAGACTAGAGCTATGTGTATTTGTGTAAACTGCTATTTTGTTGATCGCTGCATCACCTATAATGCAGTAGAACATCAACATCAACAACCCCATTTAACAGAAAATCCAGACTTTGAACCGAAAGAACCGACGATTAATGTCAATATTCGTCCCAAACAAGATTATATTGAGATGGAATGGGATGTAGTCGGGTGTAATAGTTTTCTCCGAGAAACCGGCAAATGGGCTAAACTTCGCCCCGGTGAAGCAATACCCACTTAAACAGTCAACAGTGAACAGTCAACAGTGAACAGTCAACAGTGAACAGTCAACAGTGAACAGTCAACAGTTAACAAAGAACAAATGACTAATGACCAATGACTAAGGACTAATGACTAATTGACAGTTTTACCTGATTCGCGTCAAGATGAGAAGAGAACGTAAATCTTTGTAAAGCTAAGGCTAAATGTCTATAGAGCTTCTATCATTAGACAACATTCAGGAAATAGCCCATCAATATGGCTATTGGGCTGTCTTTATCGGTATCGCCCTAGAAAATATGGGAATTCCTCTCCCTGGCGAAACTATAACTATTGTGGGTGGGTTTCTGGCTGGTAGCGGGGAACTTAACTATTGGATAGTTTTAGGAAGTGCGATCGCTGGGGCTGTTTTAGGGGATAATTTTGGGTATTGGATAGGGAGAAAAGGCGGATGGCCGTTGTTAGTCCGAATCGGAAAATTTTTTAATATATCAGAAAAACAACTAGAACAAGCTAGAAAACAATTTAGTAAAAATGCTCCTAGGGCTGTCTTTTTTGGACGGTTTGTTACGTTATTAAGAATTTTTGCCGGTCCGATGGCGGGAATTGCTCAAATGCGTTATTCTCAATTCTTATTATGTAACTTTGCCGGGGCTGGATTATGGGCGATTATTATGGTCACTCTGTCCTTTTTTCTAGGCCGCCTTATCCCTTTACCTCAATTAGTTCATACTATCGCTAAGTTTGGGGTTTTAGCCCTTGTCGTGGTTATCATTGCCATAGTTCTTCCTATCTGGTTAGATTCTCGTAAACCTAAATTAACTTTAGAAGATTAGAACTATTAGCGTTAGTCATTAGTCATTAGTCATTAGTGATCAAAATGACTAATTTTTGTTTTTCAAGCCAATACTTTAATAGTCGGACATCAATAAATCTTTTGTATAATTTGTCCGCAGATAAACGCAGATAAACACAGATGAGATTCTTATCATTAACATAAGTTAACAGATGAAAGGATATAAGATTGAGATTTGTGGAGAAATAATTAAGAAATTATGGGGAAACTCTTTGGTTATTTAAAATAAAGTCTAATTAATTCCCCTAAAATTAAATAAATGAAGCATCACAGTATTTATTTAATCAAACAATATGTTCCAATTGTAGAATGGTTATCATATTTAATTCAGTGATTAAAACTTCAATGAAACGTTTAAACTCTAGTTTTTATCGTTTTGCCTGGAATTTACACGATCGAACCAGAACTATTTTAAGTGGTTGTATTGGTCTTTTTTTTCTAGCCATTATAAATCCTTGGTTAAAGTTAGAAATGGCTTCTATTATCGGTTTGATTATGGCGATCGGAATCTATCTTTGTCTCCTGGCAATTGTTGTTTGTAATGCCGATGGGAATAAAACTGAACAAAGAATTTCTCAAGAAACCCCTAATTCTTTAGATTTATTAATTATTTTAATTCTTATTGCTTTTTCGAGTAATATTTTAGTAGGAATTCTGTTAACAGCCGTCGGAAATCGCAGCCACATCGAGGCGAAAATTTTGATTTTTTTAAGTGTTCTTGCGGTTATTTTAGCCTGGGGTTTGTTACATACTTGTTTTGGTCAGCAATATGCTCGAATTTATTACGATATAGCCGATCAAAAAGGACGGCCTTTTCCCAATGGCTTGCGCCGGGGTTTAGCTTTTCCTGGCACAGATAAACCTGCCTATTTAGATTTTATTTATGTCGCTTTTACCATTGCTTTAACTTATGCCATGAGTGATGTTTCTATCGAGTCTAGTTATTTCAGACGAATGGTTCTTATCCATAGTTTGATCTCTTTTTTCTTCTACTCCGTGATTTTAGGAAGTGTTCTTAATGCTGTAGTCACTTCTTAGCCTCTCAAACCCGCTTTTGTTGTGCAGCTTTTAAGGCAGGGGGCAGGAGGGAATATTTAGGAAAAAATAAAGCCTTTAATAGTCAAAGAAATAAACTGTCAAGTACAGACGTTGCATGCAACGTCTCTACACTCCCCACCCTCCCCACCCTCCCCACCCTCCAATAAATAATTTAAGTGCGTGACAGCTTAGTCTTGTTTATTAATTGATGTGCAGGTATGATAACTAATGACCTATGATTAATGACTAATAGTTATGGAATGGTTAGCTATTGCTTTGGCTGCTATATTAACCGGTCTTTCTCCGGCTGGTTTAGTCATTGATCAAGTGGTGGCGGGCAGAATTCGCGCCCAAGTCGAAGAGGTAGAAACCTTAGCCGTCCGTATTGATAACGTTCCTACTCATCAAATTTTACAGGGAAAAGTCGATCGCATTCGCATTGCCAGTCGTGGAGTTTATCCGATTAAAGGCGTTAGAATA belongs to Gloeothece citriformis PCC 7424 and includes:
- a CDS encoding four-helix bundle copper-binding protein, which encodes MPAQQHESILDAAILCAKECEHCADACLDENNNMAECIRLCRDCSQMCWVSAGYISRGSRFIPQIVRSCIEICQACASECEKHDDDHCQKCAQTCRQAAEEYQKVANVAGVA
- a CDS encoding CCA tRNA nucleotidyltransferase, producing the protein MNNELFTYHLPFDLTLLPDNAYLVGGAVRDALLKRHRDYLDLDFVLPQLAIETARKIAKVYHAGFVILDQQRQIARVVFKESTVDFALQEGETLETDLHRRDYTVNAIAYNPHRGKLIDPLGGLNDLKQGILRMVSQKNLEDDPLRLLRAYRQAAQLNFTIDPITRSTLSKLAPLLSQVAAERVQTELGYLLTHSQGTYWIIEAWKDGLFKDWFKTLTPDKIDLLSRIDSSVQTLQKKLNEQFKVTEETLGIAKLTCLVSHVPEQAELELIDLKYSRAEIRAVTTTLKAIFQLQEHSDQMTLREQYFFFLQVGNIFPILAIFAIALGINQELILALSQRYLDPHDPVAHPQPLITGHDLKESLNLKPSPLIGKLLTELQIAQIEEKIVTVDEAIDFAKYLINSEQMNC
- a CDS encoding Ycf34 family protein, whose protein sequence is MCICVNCYFVDRCITYNAVEHQHQQPHLTENPDFEPKEPTINVNIRPKQDYIEMEWDVVGCNSFLRETGKWAKLRPGEAIPT
- a CDS encoding DedA family protein, whose product is MSIELLSLDNIQEIAHQYGYWAVFIGIALENMGIPLPGETITIVGGFLAGSGELNYWIVLGSAIAGAVLGDNFGYWIGRKGGWPLLVRIGKFFNISEKQLEQARKQFSKNAPRAVFFGRFVTLLRIFAGPMAGIAQMRYSQFLLCNFAGAGLWAIIMVTLSFFLGRLIPLPQLVHTIAKFGVLALVVVIIAIVLPIWLDSRKPKLTLED
- a CDS encoding DUF1345 domain-containing protein — encoded protein: MKRLNSSFYRFAWNLHDRTRTILSGCIGLFFLAIINPWLKLEMASIIGLIMAIGIYLCLLAIVVCNADGNKTEQRISQETPNSLDLLIILILIAFSSNILVGILLTAVGNRSHIEAKILIFLSVLAVILAWGLLHTCFGQQYARIYYDIADQKGRPFPNGLRRGLAFPGTDKPAYLDFIYVAFTIALTYAMSDVSIESSYFRRMVLIHSLISFFFYSVILGSVLNAVVTS